The following are encoded in a window of Saccharothrix longispora genomic DNA:
- a CDS encoding Gfo/Idh/MocA family protein, translating to MSDTAGSRRRYAVVGVGHRAAMYVEALASEYADDGEVVAWCDPSPTRMSYYDAVLGYAPARYPPERFDDLLRERRPDAVVVTSPDATHHRYAVAALRAGCDVVVEKPLTTTAEGARAIAEAARDSVGGVVVTFNYRYSPRNGEVRRLIAGGAIGDVTSVHFEWVLDTVHGADYFRRWHRDKAHSGGLLVHKASHHFDMVHWWLGDVPRTVFALGGLRFYGAENAAARGLGPRPERSTGAPGTGTDPFALDLRADDVLRRLYLEAEPDDGYLRDRDVFSGGITTEDNLSVVVGYRSGASMSYSLNAHSPWEGYRVAVNGTAGRLELDVVERGHVPPVGAAGVVGRPVVDPSAGPGRAATADRPTAPDPRPPGERLLLQPHWSPARLVDVPRGEGAHGGGDAHLLADVFRPSGVEDPLGRRAGLRDGLLAAGVGIAANRSLDTGRAVRLADLFQEG from the coding sequence TTGTCCGACACCGCAGGTTCCCGCCGCCGCTACGCCGTGGTCGGCGTGGGACACCGCGCCGCGATGTACGTGGAGGCGCTCGCGTCCGAGTACGCCGACGACGGCGAGGTGGTGGCGTGGTGCGACCCGAGCCCGACCCGGATGTCCTACTACGACGCGGTCCTGGGGTACGCGCCGGCGCGCTACCCACCCGAGCGGTTCGACGACCTGCTGCGCGAGCGGCGACCGGACGCGGTGGTCGTCACCTCGCCGGACGCCACCCACCACCGCTACGCCGTGGCCGCGCTGCGGGCGGGGTGCGACGTCGTGGTGGAGAAGCCGCTGACCACCACCGCCGAGGGCGCGCGGGCCATCGCCGAGGCGGCCCGCGACTCGGTGGGAGGGGTGGTGGTGACGTTCAACTACCGGTACTCGCCGCGCAACGGCGAGGTGCGCCGGCTGATCGCGGGGGGCGCGATCGGCGACGTCACCTCCGTGCACTTCGAGTGGGTGCTGGACACCGTGCACGGGGCCGACTACTTCCGGCGGTGGCACCGGGACAAGGCCCACTCCGGCGGCCTGCTCGTGCACAAGGCGAGCCACCACTTCGACATGGTCCACTGGTGGTTGGGCGACGTGCCTCGGACGGTGTTCGCGCTGGGCGGCCTGCGGTTCTACGGAGCCGAGAACGCCGCCGCGCGCGGCCTCGGCCCGCGTCCGGAGCGCTCGACGGGCGCGCCGGGGACGGGGACGGACCCGTTCGCCCTGGACCTGCGCGCCGACGACGTGCTGCGCCGGCTCTACCTGGAGGCCGAGCCGGACGACGGCTACCTGCGCGACCGCGACGTGTTCAGCGGGGGCATCACCACCGAGGACAACCTCTCGGTGGTCGTCGGCTACCGCTCGGGCGCGTCGATGAGCTACTCGCTCAACGCCCACTCGCCGTGGGAGGGCTACCGGGTGGCGGTCAACGGCACGGCGGGCAGGCTGGAGCTGGACGTGGTGGAACGCGGCCACGTGCCCCCGGTCGGCGCGGCGGGCGTGGTGGGCCGCCCGGTGGTGGACCCGAGCGCCGGCCCGGGCCGCGCGGCCACCGCCGACCGCCCGACCGCCCCCGACCCGCGTCCGCCCGGTGAACGACTCCTGCTGCAACCCCACTGGTCCCCGGCCCGGCTGGTCGACGTCCCGCGGGGCGAAGGAGCCCACGGCGGGGGAGACGCCCACCTGCTGGCCGACGTGTTCCGCCCCTCCGGCGTCGAAGACCCGCTGGGGCGTCGCGCGGGGCTCCGCGACGGCCTGCTCGCCGCCGGCGTGGGCATCGCGGCGAACCGCTCCCTGGACACCGGCCGGGCGGTGCGCCTCGCCGACCTGTTCCAGGAGGGGTGA
- a CDS encoding DMT family transporter, translated as MHWVVLLLSAVLEAVWATALSRSEGFSKLWPTVVFAIAAAGSMGGLAYAMRGLPVGTAYAVWVGIGAALTAGYAMWSGTEPVSLVRALLLAGIVGCVIGLKLTH; from the coding sequence GTGCACTGGGTCGTCCTCCTCCTCTCCGCCGTGCTGGAAGCCGTGTGGGCCACCGCCCTGAGCAGGTCGGAGGGGTTCTCCAAGCTCTGGCCGACGGTCGTGTTCGCCATCGCCGCCGCTGGCAGCATGGGCGGTCTCGCGTACGCCATGCGCGGCCTGCCCGTGGGCACGGCGTACGCGGTGTGGGTCGGGATCGGCGCGGCCCTGACCGCCGGCTACGCCATGTGGTCCGGGACCGAGCCGGTGTCCCTGGTCAGGGCGCTGCTGCTGGCCGGGATCGTGGGCTGCGTGATCGGGCTCAAGCTCACCCACTGA
- a CDS encoding DNA polymerase III subunit beta family protein, whose product MPDPELLTIGAFARSSGLTAGALRFYADSGLLPPASVDHSSGYRYYTRDQAERAVTIRRLREVDMPLELIAEVLAPGSRDAARIIDDHVAHLAHRTRRAWETAAAVKAALGLVPSTPRVCLNGPVFTAAVEQVLTATAQEPELPVLNGVRVEVSADGVVLTATDRYRLATRTLVPTAPSEADWAVTVDADDLRLALPWTRRRHDLGVSTRAGRVHLRGDDGDARECRTLPEPFPDHRLLLASLPEVRTRVLVARNALLRDVEAQRDHRVRLDARGSGVVVSSAGTPPAPPVAAVVTGPPITIAFATTTLHPAIGTAVGPDVMLDFAGPHDPVVVRSADDGDLTTLVMPLRAEPEGRAR is encoded by the coding sequence GTGCCCGACCCCGAACTCCTCACCATCGGTGCCTTCGCCCGCTCCAGCGGGTTGACGGCCGGCGCGCTGCGCTTCTACGCCGACTCGGGCCTGTTGCCGCCGGCCAGCGTGGACCACTCGTCCGGGTACCGCTACTACACCCGTGACCAGGCGGAACGCGCCGTGACGATCCGCCGCCTGCGGGAGGTCGACATGCCGCTGGAGCTGATCGCCGAGGTCCTCGCGCCCGGCTCCCGCGACGCCGCCCGGATCATCGACGACCACGTGGCGCACCTCGCGCACCGCACCCGCCGGGCGTGGGAGACCGCCGCGGCGGTCAAGGCCGCGCTGGGCCTCGTGCCGTCGACCCCGCGCGTGTGCCTCAACGGCCCGGTGTTCACCGCCGCCGTCGAGCAGGTCCTCACCGCCACCGCGCAGGAGCCGGAACTGCCCGTGCTCAACGGGGTGCGCGTCGAGGTGTCCGCCGACGGCGTCGTGCTCACCGCCACCGACCGGTACCGCCTGGCGACCCGCACCCTGGTTCCCACCGCACCGAGCGAGGCCGACTGGGCGGTCACCGTCGACGCCGACGACCTGCGGTTGGCGCTGCCGTGGACGCGCCGCCGGCACGACCTGGGGGTGAGCACCCGCGCCGGTCGCGTCCACCTCCGGGGCGACGACGGGGATGCCCGAGAGTGCCGCACCCTGCCCGAACCGTTCCCCGACCACCGGCTGCTGCTGGCGTCCCTGCCGGAGGTGCGCACCCGCGTCCTCGTGGCCCGCAACGCCCTGCTGCGGGACGTGGAGGCGCAGCGCGACCACCGCGTCCGGCTCGACGCGCGCGGGTCCGGGGTCGTCGTCTCGTCCGCGGGGACCCCGCCCGCACCGCCGGTCGCCGCCGTCGTCACGGGTCCGCCGATCACGATCGCGTTCGCCACCACCACCCTGCACCCGGCGATCGGCACGGCGGTCGGCCCGGACGTGATGCTCGACTTCGCCGGCCCCCACGACCCCGTCGTCGTCCGCTCGGCCGACGACGGCGACCTCACCACCCTCGTCATGCCCCTCCGAGCGGAACCCGAAGGACGTGCCCGATGA
- a CDS encoding choice-of-anchor B family protein translates to MKILRTAGLAVLTASLVALSMTAASAHDPDTPEGQAAARTFMADHVPAERHAVVGTAAGVPCVNGKADIYPCKNVDLLSVLPLSRMGGGNGNDIWGWTDPSSGKEYAIVGRTNGTAFVDVSTPTSPRYLGNLPSNGGSSSWRDMKVYQGHAFIVADFITGHGMQVFDLTRLRTVTTPQTFTADALYKGFGPAHNIAINEETGFAYAVGSNTCGGGPHIVDIRTPKSPVKAGCVSQDGYTHDTQCVVYRGPDTTYRGREICFNANEDTLTIVDVTTKSAPVQISRKGYSGAQYSHQGWLTEDQRYFLLDDELDESRGTDKRTKTYIWDLARLSSPVHTGTYSSPATAIDHNQYVKGGYTYQANYQAGLRILDVTQVASGRLTEVGYFDIHPASDSAKFNGAWSDYPYFASGIVLVNGIEQGLVVVRPNLPSR, encoded by the coding sequence ATGAAGATCCTGCGAACAGCCGGGCTGGCCGTGCTCACGGCCTCCTTGGTCGCGCTGTCGATGACGGCCGCGTCCGCGCACGACCCCGACACCCCCGAGGGCCAGGCCGCGGCCCGCACGTTCATGGCCGACCACGTCCCCGCCGAGCGGCACGCCGTGGTCGGCACCGCCGCCGGCGTGCCCTGCGTCAACGGCAAGGCCGACATCTACCCCTGCAAGAACGTGGACCTGCTCAGCGTCCTGCCGCTGTCGCGCATGGGTGGCGGCAACGGCAACGACATCTGGGGCTGGACCGACCCGTCCTCCGGCAAGGAGTACGCGATCGTCGGCCGCACCAACGGCACCGCGTTCGTCGACGTGAGCACGCCGACGTCGCCCCGGTACCTGGGCAACCTGCCGTCCAACGGCGGCAGCAGCAGCTGGCGCGACATGAAGGTGTACCAGGGTCACGCGTTCATCGTGGCCGACTTCATCACCGGCCACGGCATGCAGGTGTTCGACCTGACCCGCCTGCGGACGGTCACGACGCCGCAGACGTTCACCGCGGACGCCCTGTACAAGGGCTTCGGCCCGGCGCACAACATCGCGATCAACGAGGAGACCGGCTTCGCCTACGCGGTCGGCTCCAACACGTGCGGCGGCGGACCGCACATCGTCGACATCCGCACCCCCAAGTCCCCGGTCAAGGCGGGCTGCGTGTCCCAGGACGGCTACACGCACGACACCCAGTGCGTGGTCTACCGCGGCCCGGACACCACCTACCGGGGCAGGGAGATCTGCTTCAACGCCAACGAGGACACGCTCACCATCGTCGACGTGACCACGAAGTCCGCCCCGGTGCAGATCTCGCGCAAGGGCTACTCCGGCGCGCAGTACTCGCACCAGGGCTGGCTGACGGAGGACCAGCGGTACTTCCTGCTGGACGACGAGCTGGACGAGTCGAGGGGCACCGACAAGCGCACCAAGACCTACATCTGGGACCTGGCGCGGCTGTCGTCCCCGGTGCACACCGGCACCTACAGCTCTCCGGCCACCGCGATCGACCACAACCAGTACGTCAAGGGCGGGTACACCTACCAGGCCAACTACCAGGCGGGCCTGCGCATCCTGGACGTCACGCAGGTCGCGTCGGGGCGGTTGACCGAGGTCGGCTACTTCGACATCCACCCGGCGTCCGACAGCGCGAAGTTCAACGGGGCGTGGAGCGATTACCCGTACTTCGCCAGCGGCATCGTGCTGGTGAACGGCATCGAGCAGGGCCTGGTCGTGGTCAGGCCCAACCTCCCCTCCCGGTAA
- a CDS encoding phosphatase PAP2 family protein, translating to MITAVFETSADLYRAITEFAAGTPLWFQGFAEWGTDGGLVVFAVLFLLAAWRLRRAPSRSLAPALLAPFATVGAYAISETAKSFIEEERPCRAVAGALALAECPPVGDWSFPSNHATIAAASAGALVLAWRGLAPVVLPLAAIMALSRVFVGVHYPHDVAVGYLLGVTAAPLLALAFRPVAVALVDRFRPLLPGSTSPTPDADTVVVGAVDVTERIPRPTPAGDDATRRLPRVR from the coding sequence GTGATCACCGCAGTGTTCGAGACCAGCGCCGACCTCTACCGCGCGATCACCGAGTTCGCCGCCGGGACACCGCTGTGGTTCCAGGGCTTCGCCGAGTGGGGCACCGACGGCGGGCTGGTCGTGTTCGCCGTGCTGTTCCTGCTGGCCGCGTGGCGGCTCCGGCGGGCGCCGTCCCGTTCGCTGGCCCCGGCCCTGCTGGCGCCGTTCGCGACCGTGGGCGCGTACGCGATCAGCGAGACGGCCAAGTCGTTCATCGAGGAGGAGCGCCCGTGCCGCGCGGTGGCGGGCGCGCTGGCGCTGGCCGAGTGCCCGCCCGTGGGCGACTGGTCGTTCCCCAGCAACCACGCCACGATCGCCGCCGCGAGCGCGGGCGCGCTGGTGCTCGCGTGGCGCGGCCTGGCGCCCGTGGTGCTGCCGCTGGCCGCGATCATGGCGCTGTCACGGGTGTTCGTGGGCGTGCACTACCCGCACGACGTGGCCGTCGGCTACCTGCTGGGCGTCACCGCCGCTCCCCTGCTGGCCCTCGCCTTCCGCCCGGTCGCGGTGGCGCTCGTCGACCGCTTCCGACCGCTCCTGCCCGGGTCGACGTCCCCGACGCCGGACGCGGACACGGTCGTCGTGGGCGCGGTGGACGTCACGGAGCGCATTCCCCGTCCCACCCCGGCGGGCGACGACGCGACGCGGCGTTTGCCGCGCGTGCGCTGA